The Lonchura striata isolate bLonStr1 chromosome 5, bLonStr1.mat, whole genome shotgun sequence genome window below encodes:
- the GOLGB1 gene encoding golgin subfamily B member 1 isoform X2: MKNENTSEGHREEMEVLKKQLREQEETVQDLKKELAVAQVNLKDAEIKYATQLNSLQEVIQEKEALLEERVHQHQAELLKMVVQPDMEVEVQQNLRTLQRKLEEQEAALLGQTQVVELLQQELHTAEKQNQTLLDQCQKMEVELSSMSDVLDAERQGSQDLREKMELELAERKLSSHRLQEEVQCLSEQLEEARRAQTELEVKYKDLEEEHQLEVDEKNRLLSRLAVAEEELRCGHAVCGAEQERLEQGAGQLSVPSLGHGAAAHGARDELLQRYEEFACCQDELKSQPQVQLSELEQQDESTSQEKIVDQEDQNENSFLPTENLERQKTEEIPHLQVVLQKSQQEAVMVAEDAEQARTDGFTNRSKQFTEESCPPGILDYIAAEKQKELSVLLLELKEAQEEITFLKSQLKGPSGQTSTGSQTEGNQLEENSQIQCLEREEQKTSDSQSVSLLRETEMQQIGFLQENGIGFQEEPQGSPGTSQSQDMIKLQNQITELQIILQKSEESFRKELEEKCAEINRLNELAEEYKKKGEDPDSTFCVLTEEQDQLLCQAKELSTITELKEQVNQLAEELALSEKQRLSDSQSRLLREQIQSLKNEFKSKDIKIEALQKDLDEAQLQLSDQDMQLKDLRSQVETKECEVLDLGQLLRKNTAEMEELSHKLTLKGREAASLEQLVAEHTKFIESLQQALLEKDRQMAEISVSMSEKMVLLNEEKFSLGNELKSLKEQTSLLFKAQEEKEQNVATKDTCLKCGVSKQQNETEAVSKENEELVNQVELLRKENEQVKRKLQAVLVNRKELLKKVTRLENELEQLSREQKSETSVAQASTGEEDVRSIMSKEMGLENHPREDYLSQLLSEKESELQSIRKEKETIEAQLQAVIEEMRQSLQDKANTASVKDEIMEHQTIPDKVTQTNESPEDDEENEKNSSAGTNLEEEQKSALRERISVLEQEKEQLQKKLQEALISRKDTIKKAQEKDRHHREQLKQQKDDYNILQEQFDQQSKEKDSIQAQLRQLQEQKRSAESVFGSQTMLDSSYVEAEDTTNNKLLQVADISEEEWKKNLDKLQTEKEQLECNVSHMQKELAHKSELIFDLQQHIAQLFIEIEGLKRTSDQAKAKGASLQTELEENQGRVSGVASLEDLKILMHQKDDEIEFLNQQLKEKSDTLNNVQAQLLEKEESVQRLCSQLGAQAQVHEEQSKRLQTEMLEIQEKQEDNAEAAKQKNQMQRKLQAALISRKEALRESKSLKEELANAKTTIDNLSVRLTNMESQICGHVKETDTLTEKLACLAEEREKLTAEIDKLLRENQNLDGCCKNLTLTLDRVVLEKEELEKDVESLKSFQATESSEWQEKYKELQGEYETLLLSYENVSNEAERIQRVLETVRQEKQEIFVQLKGAEAKKQETDKQLQEAGQEIDEMKEKMRKFAKSKHQKILELEEENEKLRAEMHFTDGELHRTGDSFTNTSLKEDLECSRRECQSLSTQLETVMAEKESLNQEIVDLKCLLQVTESKLKESRELVDRCVAQQTAGEQTEAVATPPPTEESENQVDVTFQPELPAAELEQEAFGRDRSCEDPGLYRQQIAELTRRITEMEDNRRASEQQLGDISRCVETLDSEKRALEHQMGEKVLEVNDLQATVAKMEQMVQEARDDLVRMTALKDALEAEKDDLEERLMNQLAELNGSIGNYQQDAADFQIKNDQLKHELQSLQRMMHKLEEEKSQMAKEKSEASSEKQKEFVEKLKYNWRGESSTHIKELQELLKQKQQEIKQLQKDCIKSQEKNSSLERTVKALEFLQSETQKEVEAAKEISAKAVEDTKKAQAELAHCRVVLDDTQSEAARVLAESIKVKEELQAHKEKIKIQMKKKDEDFERRLEQEEDKHSKEIKNMEEKLATLQREKDHMETIVGDLQDSLKTKDQEAKQLEGNLNKALAQLAAFTRSMSSLQDDRDRVIDESKTWEKKFTETIQKKEEEIRLKEEACIVLQDQVKHMTMHVEELQTHIARLECNKKNWKADCRKEIQHHQKTCEMLQEEKKELLTQLEGSQELYSKSQSEQQELESEISSLRNQLADLQNSFTKCELAREELGTVVKQQEMSIQNFKLSCEQLEADLQASKDLTNKLHEETSAKDQKIMSLLSAKEEAVMAALAELQQQHSEEIKELECRLSKEEDDKKALENEKNKFLDKLDHLTEKMKISREESKQQKAQLDSFTKSMSSLQDDRDRILRDYKQLEERHLVIILEKDEVIQEAAAENNKLKEEMRSFHSQMDDLNSENAKLNAELVRYREDLNQVISIKDSQQKQLLEIQLQRIQTLENEKAIIEKQLKESEHTQDDLRKCMEALREDKVSMSQEIETLMSSLSQVQSEMAALHEGSPIVECQAELKAREKEVQQLSHELSLSQKRLRELEGELEGVQRDAAKRVGEAEDRLRKELKHLHHDAGIMRNETETAEERVAELARDLMEMEQKLLEVTDENKDLRAQIQSFGRSMSSLQDSRDQANEELHILKQKYSADLEEQKSLVQNLQTQMAQLQEEQCSTVRDRDMVRSELTELQKAIDERGLLAQIEKLNQQLRAKDDELLHLSLELEGSSNQVKSFSKAMASLQNDRDRLLNELDKTHKIEEVKQRAEGSISTTASEVQSLKKALASLQSDRDRVVRELENLQQQYILVGVEAAENSCLKAQLQQWEQEADKQLRLQEQLRQEGVVYQQELQQLRQEKTTWEKQSSSMKEQYLMAIAEKDKQLSHLQRITQEMRLPFSKFQTVEEQHQSKLSPEVLKDDFSSLEAEIKHLQAQLNDSLKELHQKELRIQQLNSKLSQVYEEKNALSLQLRGSSRSTCESHQHYSEVLSRCLALERQLQELQAADKSMELFATDAAPGAPQEKNEAQRGTYTPELQELQLRLSETEHLHSSTKQDMKYLEEQLEEEQDRRLAAEEALFAAQDQIRRLQSSEWSSSISASIDMIPGHEQSLLINSMDSMDSSRTQSTPGLRRLLHSLFRSRTHLPLLVAMYLLALHVLLFLCFTGHL, translated from the exons AGGATCTCAGGGAGAAGATGGAGCTGGAGCTAGCTGAGAGGAAGCTGTCTTCCCATCGCTTGCAGGAGGAGGTGCAGTGTCTCTCAGAACAGCTGGAGGAGGCAAGAAGAGCACAAACTGAGCTAGAGGTGAAGTATAAAGACCTGGAAGAGGAACACCAGCTGGAGGTGGATGAGAAGAACCGGCTGCTCAGTCGTCTCGCAGTGGCTGAAGAAGAGCTGCGCTGTGGCCATGCTGTCTGTGGAGCTGAGCAGGAGCGGCTGGAACAGGGCGCTGGCCAGCTCTCAGTGCCATCCctggggcacggagctgcagcacATGGAGCACGGG ATGAACTTCTACAGAGATATGAAGAATTTGCCTGCTGTCAGGATGAGCTGAAATCTCAGCCACAAGTGCAGCTCTCTGAACTGGAGCAGCAG GATGAATCAACTTCACAGGAAAAAATAGTAGATCAGGAAGACCAGAATGAGAATTCATTCCTACCCACAGAAAACTTGGAAAGACAGAAGACAGAAG AAATACCACATTTGCAAGTTGTTCTCCAGAAGTCTCAGCAGGAAGCTGTGATGGTTGCAGAAGATGCAGAACAG GCAAGAACAGATGGCTTTACCAATAGAAGCAAGCAATTTACTGAGGAAAGTTGTCCACCTGGAATTCTAGACTATATTgctgcagagaaacagaaagagctgtctgttttgctgctggaaCTGAAAGAAGCCCAAGAAGAAATAACTTTTCTGAAAAGCCAGCTCAAGGGCCCTAGTGGCCAAACTTCTACAGGCAGCCAAACAGAAGGTAACCAGCTGGAAGAGAATTCACAGATACAGTGTCTGGAGAGGGAGGAGCAGAAGACTTCAGATTCACAGAGTGTTTCCTTActgagagaaacagaaatgcagCAAATTGGATTTCTTCAGGAAAATGGAATCGGCTTCCAAGAAGAACCTCAGGGAAGCCCTGGCACATCTCAGTCTCAAGATATGATCAAGttacaaaaccaaattacaGAACTGCAAATAATTCTGCAGAAATCAGAAGAATCCTTTAGGAAAGaactagaagaaaaatgtgCAGAAATAAATAGGCTAAACGAGTTGGCTGAGGAATacaagaaaaaaggagaggatCCTGACAGTACGTTTTGTGTTTTGACTGAAGAACAAGATCAGCTCTTGTGTCAGGCCAAAGAACTTTCTACCATAACAGAACTGAAGGAGCAAGTGAATCAACTGGCAGAAGAGCTAGCTCTTTCAGAAAAGCAGAGACTGTCAGACAGTCAAAGCAGGCTTCTAAGAGAGCAAATCCAGAGccttaaaaatgaatttaaatccAAGGATATAAAAATTGAAGCTTTGCAGAAGGACTTGGATGAAGCACAACTTCAGCTTTCTGACCAGGACATGCAACTAAAGGATCTGAGAAGTCAGGTTGAGACAAAGGAATGTGAAGTACTTGATCTAGGACAACTTTTGAGGAAGAATACAGCAGAGATGGAAGAGCTTTCCCACAAGTTAACCTTAAAGGGACGCGAGGCAGCAAGCCTGGAACAGCTTGTTGCTGAGCACACCAAGTTTATAGAGAGCCTGCAACAAGCCTTGCTGGAAAAGGATCGACAGATGGCAGAGATCAGTGTCAGCATGTCTGAGAAAATGGTCCTGCTGAATGAAGAGAAATTTTCTCTAGGAAATGAGCTGAAGAGTCTTAAGGAGCAGACTAGTCTGTTATTTAAAgctcaggaagaaaaagaacagaacGTAGCAACAAAAGATACATGTCTGAAGTGTGGGGTATCCAAGCAGCAGAATGAGACAGAAGCAGTGAGTAAAgaaaatgaggaattagtaAATCAAGTTGAACttctgagaaaagaaaatgagcaAGTAAAGCGGAAACTGCAAGCAGTACTTGTGAACAGGAAGGAGCTTCTGAAGAAGGTAACCAGATTGGAGAATGAATTAGAGCAACTGAGTAGAGAACAAAAATCAGAAACCTCAGTGGCTCAGGCATCTACAGGGGAGGAAGATGTGAGAAGCATCATGAGCAAAGAAATGGGTCTTGAAAACCATCCCCGTGAGGACTATCTGAGTCAGCTGCTTTCTGAAAAGGAATCTGAGTTGCAGAGCATccggaaggaaaaagaaactatTGAAGCACAACTGCAGGCAGTGATTGAGGAAATGAGGCAAAGCTTGCAAGATAAGGCAAACACTGCTTCAGTTAAAGATGAAATCATGGAGCATCAGACAATTCCTGACAAAGTAACTCAAACCAATGAAAGCCCagaagatgatgaagaaaatgagaagaatAGTTCAGCAGGTACAAATCTGGAAGAAGAACAAAAGTCTGCTCTTAGAGAAAGGATCTCAGTTCTTgaacaagaaaaagaacaacTTCAAAAAAAACTTCAAGAAGCTCTCATATCTCgcaaagacactataaaaaaggCTCAAGAAAAAGACAGGCATCACAGAGAACAACTAAAACAGCAAAAAGACGATTACAACATCCTGCAAGAACAATTTGATCAGCAAAGCAAAGAGAAGGACAGCATCCAGGCTCAGCTCAGACAGCTCCAAGAGCAGAAAAGATCAGCAGAGAGTGTTTTTGGGAGTCAAACTATGTTGGATTCTTCATACGTGGAAGCAGAAGATACAACGAATAACAAGCTTTTACAGGTTGCAGATATTTCTGAggaagagtggaaaaaaaaccttgaCAAATTGCAGACAGAGAAAGAGCAATTGGAATGTAATGTCAGCCATATGCAAAAGGAGCTTGCTCACAAATCAGAATTAATCTTTGATTTGCAGCAGCACATAGCACAGTTGTTTATAGAGATAGAAGGGCTGAAGAGAACCTCTGACCAAGCTAAAGCTAAGGGAGCAAGTCTTCAGACAGAATTGGAGGAGAATCAAGGAAGAGTTTCTGGAGTGGCCAGTCTGGAAGACTTGAAAATACTTATGCATCAAAAGGATGATGAAATTGAATTTCTTAACCAGCAGTTAAAGGAGAAAAGTGACACTCTCAATAATGTGCAGGCACAGTTGCTGGAAAAAGAGGAATCAGTCCAAAGGCTGTGTAGTCAGTTAGGAGCTCAGGCTCAGGTGCATGAGGAGCAAAGCAAGCGACTACAAACGGAGATGCTTGAAATTCAGGAGAAGCAAGAAGACAATGCAGAAGCAGCtaagcagaaaaatcaaatgCAGAGAAAGTTGCAAGCAGCACTTATCTCTAGAAAAGAGGCACTAAGGGAGAGCAAATCTCTAAAAGAAGAGCTAGCTAATGCTAAAACTACTATTGACAATCTTTCTGTCAGGCTGACAAATATGGAAAGCCAAATATGTGGCCATGTTAAAGAAACTGATACCTTAACAGAAAAATTAGCATGCCTTGCTGAAGAGCGAGAAAAACTTACTGCAGAAATTGATAAACTACTTAGAGAAAATCAGAATCTTGATGGATGCTGTAAAAACCTTACACTTACTCTGGACAGAGTTGTTCTAgagaaggaggagctggagaaggatgtGGAATCATTGAAGAGCTTTCAAGCCACTGAGAGTTCTGAGTGGCAGGAGAAATACAAGGAGCTTCAGGGAGAATATGAAACTCTGCTGCTGTCCTATGAGAATGTGAGTAATGAGGCTGAGCGAATTCAGCGTGTGTTGGAAACTGTtaggcaggaaaagcaggaaatttTCGTTCAGCTAAAAGGGGCTGAAGCAAAAAAACAGGAAACAGATAAGCAGCTACAGGAAGCTGGACAGGAAATTGATgaaatgaaggagaaaatgaggaaattTGCAAAATCAAAGCATCAAAAGATCCTGGAACTagaggaggagaatgagaagCTTAGAGCAGAGATGCATTTTACAGATGGAGAGCTACACAGGACTGGAGACAGCTTTACAAACACTAGCCTGAAAGAAGATCTGGAGTGCTCTAGGAGGGAGTGCCAGTCTCTTTCTACTCAGCTTGAGACAGTAATGGCTGAAAAGGAGTCTCTTAATCAAGAGATTGTAGACTTGAAGTGCCTTTTGCAGGTAACAGAATCTAAGCTGAAGGAAAGCAGAGAACTTGTAGACAGGTGTGTTGCCCAGCAGACAGCAGGGGAACAAACTGAGGCAGTTGCCACACCACCACCAACAGAAGAGTCTGAAAATCAAGTGGACGTCACTTTTCAACCAGagctccctgctgcagagctggaacaAGAGGCATTTGGAAGGGATAGATCTTGTGAGGATCCTGGTCTCTACAGACAGCAAATAGCTGAGCTCACCAGGCGAATCACAGAGATGGAAGATAATAGAAGGGCTTCAGAGCAACAGCTGGGTGACATCAGCAGGTGTGTTGAGACTTTAGATAGTGAGAAAAGGGCTTTAGAGCACCAAATGGGAGAGAAAGTCCTTGAAGTGAATGATCTGCAGGCTACAGTAGCAAAGATGGAGCAAATGGTCCAAGAAGCCAGAGATGACCTGGTCAGAATGACAGCACTGAAGGATGCTCTAGAGGCTGAAAAGGATGACTTGGAAGAAAGGCTCATGAATCAGCTGGCAGAACTTAATGGAAGTATTGGAAACTATCAGCAAGATGCAGCAGACTTCCAAATCAAAAATGATCAACTGAAACATGAACTTCAGAGTTTGCAGAGAATGATGCACAAActggaggaggagaaaagtCAGATGGCaaaggagaaaagtgaagcaagttcagaaaagcaaaaggaatttGTAGAAAAGCTAAAATACAATTGGAGAGGAGAAAGCAGCACACACATAAAGGAGCTTCAAGAACTGCTGAAACAGAAACAGCAGGAGATTAAGCAGCTGCAGAAGGACTGTATCAAAAGCCAGGAAAAGAACAGTAGTTTAGAAAGAACAGTTAAAGCTCTGGAATTTCTGCAGAGTGAGACTCAGAAAGAGGTGGAAGCAGCCAAAGAAATTTCAGCTAAAGCAGTTGAAGACACCAAGAAAGCCCAGGCAGAGCTTGCTCACTGCAGAGTAGTGTTGGATGACACTCAGAGTGAGGCAGCAAGGGTTCTAGCTGAGAGTATCAAGGTGAAAGAAGAGTTGCAAGCacacaaagagaaaattaaaattcaaatgaagaaaaaggacGAGGACTTTGAGAGAAGACTGGAACAGGAAGAAGACAAGCACTCAAAGGAGATCAAAAACATGGAAGAAAAGCTGGCAACATTGCAGAGGGAGAAAGACCATATGGAGACAATAGTTGGTGATCTGCAAGACTCCTTGAAGACAAAGGATCAAGAAGCCAAGCAACTGGAAGGCAATCTAAACAAAGCACTAGCCCAGCTTGCAGCCTTCACCAGGAGCATGTCTTCCCTTCAGGATGATAGGGATAGAGTGATAGATGAATCAAAAACATGGGAGAAGAAATTCACTGAAACTAttcaaaagaaggaagaagaaatacgTTTGAAAGAGGAAGCTTGTATTGTGCTACAGGACCAGGTGAAACACATGACCATGCATGTGGAAGAACTCCAGACTCATATAGCCAG gcTGGAATGCAACAAGAAAAACTGGAAGGCTGACTGCAGGAAGGAGATTCAGCATCATCAAAAGACATGTGAAATgttgcaggaggaaaaaaaagagcttttgaCTCAGCTTGAGGGGTCTCAGGAACTGTACAGCAAGTCTCAGAGTGAACAGCAGGAACTGGAGTCAGAAATCAGCAGCCTAAGAAACCAGCTTGCTGACTTACAGAATTCCTTCACCAAATGTGAGCTGGccagggaagagctggggaCTGTGGTCAAGCAACAAGAGATGAGTATCCAGAATTTTAAactcagctgtgagcagcttGAAGCTGACCTGCAAGCTTCGAAGGACTTAACAAATAAGCTGCATGAAGAAACCAGTGCCAAAGATCAAAAGATCATGAGTTTGCTgtctgccaaagaagaagcagTGATGGCTGCTCTAGCTGAATTACAGCAGCAACATTCTGAAGAGATTAAAGAGTTGGAGTGTAGGCTAAGTAAGGAGGAAGATGATAAAAAAGCCTTGGAAAATGAGAAGAACAAGTTTCTTGACAAACTCGATCATCTCACTGAAAAGATGAAGATaagcagagaagaaagtaagcagcagaaggcacagctggacTCCTTCACCAAATCCATGTCATCTCTGCAGGACGACCGAGACCGCATTCTGAGGGACTACAAGCAGCTTGAGGAACGCCATCTTGTTATAATCCTAGAAAAAGACGAGGTAATTcaagaggctgctgctgaaaacaACAAGCTCAAGGAAGAAATGAGAAGTTTCCATAGCCAGATGGATGACCTCAATTCTGAGAATGCCAAGCTGAATGCAGAGTTGGTGCGGTACAGAGAGGACCTTAATCAAGTGATTTCAATAAAAGACTCCCAACAGAAGCAACTTCTCGAAATACAGCTTCAGCGGATCCAAACTCTGGAAAATGAGAAGGCAATCATAGAAAAACAGCTGAAAGAGTCTGAGCATACTCAGGATGATCTCAGGAAGTGCATGGAAGCCTTAAGAGAGGATAAAGTCAGTATGTCTCAAGAGATTGAAACTCTTATGTCCTCTCTGTCACAGGTGCAGAGTGAAATGGCAGCATTACATGAGGGGAGTCCCATTGTGGAGTGTCAAGCAGAACTGAAGGCTCGAGAGAAAGAGGTACAACAACTGAGTCACGAGCTTTCCCTCTCCCAGAAAAGATTAAGAGAACTTGAGGGGGAGCTAGAAGGTGTTCAGAGGGATGCAGCCAAGAGAGTGGGAGAGGCTGAGGACAGGCTTCGGAAGGAATTGAAGCACCTGCATCATGATGCAGGGATAATGAGGAATGAAACCGAGACAGCTGAGGAGAGAGTAGCAGAGTTGGCACGGGACTTGATGGAAATGGAACAGAAATTGCTTGAAGTCACAGATGAAAACAAAGATCTCAGAGCTCAAATTCAGTCTTTTGGGAGGTCCATGAGCTCTCTTCAGGATAGCCGAGACCAGGCCAATGAAGAGCTTCatattttgaaacagaaatattctGCAGACTTGGAGGAACAAAAGAGTCTAGTGCAGAATCTTCAGACACAGATGGCTCAGCTACAAGAGGAACAATGTTCCACTGTCAGGGACCGAGATATGGTGAGGTCTGAGCTGACAGAACTGCAGAAGGCTATTGATGAAAGAGGTCTTTTGGCCCAGATTGAGAAACTTAATCAGCAACTCAGAGCTAAAGATGATGAGCTTCTCCACTTGTCTTTGGAATTGGAAGGCTCTTCCAACCAAGTCAAATCTTTCTCCAAGGCTATGGCAAGCCTACAGAATGACCGAGACCGTCTGCTGAATGAATTGGACAAAACACATAAGATTGAAGAAGTGAAACAGCGAGCGGAAGGGAGCATTTCCACCACTGCTTCGGAAGTGCAGAGTCTGAAGAAGGCACTGGCCTCCTTGCAGAGTGACAGAGACAGAGTA GTAAGAGAGCTGGAGAATCTGCAGCAACAATACATCCTGGTTGGGGTGGAAGCTGCTGAGAATTCTTGCTTAaaggcacagctgcagcaatGGGAGCAAGAGGCAGACAAACAGCTTCGTCTACAAGAACAGCTGAGGCAGGAAGGAGTTGTGTACCAGcaggagctccagcagctcag ACAGGAGAAGACCACCtgggaaaagcagagcagcagcatgaAGGAGCAGTACCTGATGGCCATTGCAGAGAAGGACAAGCAGCTGAGTCATTTACAAAGGATCACACAGGAAATGAGGCTGCCCTTCAGCAAGTTTCAAACCGTAGAGGAACAGCACCAAAGCAAG CTTTCTCCAGAAGTCCTGAAAGATGACTTTTCAAGCCTAGAAGCAGAGATTAAACACCTCCAGGCCCAGCTAAATGACAGTCTGAAAGAACTGCACCAGAAGGAGCTCAGAATTCAGCAGTTAAACAGCAAG CTATCACAGGTCTATGAAGAGAAAAATGCCCTCTCCCTCCAGCTCCGAGGGAGCAGTCGGAGCACCTGTGAGAGCCATCAGCACTACAGTGAGGTCCTGAGCCGCTGCCTCGCGCTCGagaggcagctccaggagctgcaggctgcAGACAAGAGCATG GAGCTGTTTGCAACAGAtgctgctccaggagcaccCCAAGAAAAGAATGAGGCGCAGAGAGGCACTTACACACCTgaactgcaggagctgcagctgag GTTGTCTGAAACAGAACATTTACATAGCAGCACAAAGCAGGATATGAAGTAtttggaggagcagctggaggaagaACAGGACCGTCGTCTTGCTGCAGAGGAGGCGCTTTTTGCAGCACAGGATCAGATCAGGAG GTTGCAGTCAAGTGAGTGGTCCTCTTCCATAAGTGCCAGCATTGATATGATTCCAGGTCATGAGCAGTCCTTACTGATCAACTCCATGGATTCCATGGATTCCAGCAGA ACCCAGAGTACTCCTGGACTGCGACGCCTGTTACACTCTCTCTTCCGCTCCCGGACCCACTTGCCTCTGCTAGTGGCCATGTATCTGCTTGCTCTCCATGTCCTGCTCTTCCTGTGCTTCACAGGCCACCTGTGA